From one Pseudomonas sp. B21-048 genomic stretch:
- a CDS encoding HutD family protein, with the protein MSQLKVLRAADYPRMPWKNGGGSTEEITRDGGAGLEGFGWRLSIADIGESGGFSIFAGYERVITVLQGEGMTLRVDGQDTRPLLPLDPFAFSGESHVSCTLLGGPIRDFNLIYAPDRYCARLQWLEGEQRLFSSAGTVLVFSVSEQLEVTVDNNASQLGRHDCLQLDGNAGLLDISIKGQCCVIELIARG; encoded by the coding sequence ATGAGCCAGTTGAAAGTGTTACGCGCGGCCGATTACCCGCGCATGCCGTGGAAAAACGGCGGCGGCAGCACCGAAGAGATCACCCGTGATGGAGGTGCAGGCCTTGAGGGTTTCGGCTGGCGCCTGTCGATTGCCGACATCGGCGAGTCGGGCGGGTTTTCCATTTTTGCCGGCTATGAGCGGGTGATTACCGTGCTGCAAGGCGAGGGCATGACCTTGCGCGTCGACGGTCAGGACACGCGGCCGTTGTTACCACTGGACCCATTTGCTTTCAGTGGCGAGAGTCATGTGTCCTGCACATTACTCGGCGGGCCGATTCGCGACTTCAACCTGATTTATGCGCCGGACCGTTACTGCGCTCGGTTGCAGTGGCTGGAAGGCGAGCAGCGGCTTTTCAGTTCGGCCGGCACCGTGCTGGTGTTCAGCGTGTCTGAACAACTTGAAGTGACAGTTGATAACAACGCCTCTCAGCTAGGGCGCCATGATTGTCTGCAACTGGACGGTAACGCCGGGCTGCTGGATATCTCCATCAAGGGTCAGTGCTGTGTCATCGAGCTGATTGCACGCGGCTAA
- the hutU gene encoding urocanate hydratase, which produces MTDNTQKPTTAPFTKHRNVEIRAARGNTLTAKSWLTEAPLRMLMNNLDPEVAENPKELVVYGGIGRAARNWECYDKIVESLTNLNDDETLLVQSGKPVGVFKTHSNAPRVLIANSNLVPHWASWEHFNELDAKGLAMYGQMTAGSWIYIGSQGIVQGTYETFVEAGRQHYNDDLKGRWVLTAGLGGMGGAQPLAATLAGACSLNIECQQVSIDFRLNSRYVDEQATDLDDALARIAKYTKEGKAISIALLGNAAEILPELVKRGVRPDMVTDQTSAHDPLNGYLPAGWTWEEYRARAKTEPAAVVKAAKQSMAVHVKAMLDFQKMGIPTFDYGNNIRQMAQEEGVENAFDFPGFVPAYIRPLFCRGIGPFRWAALSGDPQDIYKTDAKVKELIPDDAHLHNWLDMARERISFQGLPARICWVGLGLRAKLGLAFNEMVRSGELSAPIVIGRDHLDSGSVASPNRETESMQDGSDAVSDWPLLNALLNTASGATWVSLHHGGGVGMGFSQHSGMVIVCDGTDEAAERIARVLHNDPATGVMRHADAGYQIAIDCAKAQGLNLPMITGK; this is translated from the coding sequence GTGACTGACAATACCCAGAAACCTACTACTGCCCCTTTTACAAAGCACCGCAATGTTGAAATCCGCGCTGCCCGCGGTAACACGCTGACCGCCAAAAGCTGGCTGACTGAAGCGCCGCTGCGCATGTTGATGAACAACCTCGACCCGGAAGTCGCCGAGAACCCTAAAGAACTGGTGGTTTACGGTGGTATCGGTCGTGCGGCGCGTAACTGGGAATGCTACGACAAGATCGTCGAAAGCCTGACCAACCTGAATGACGACGAGACCCTGCTGGTGCAATCCGGCAAGCCGGTCGGCGTGTTCAAGACCCACAGCAACGCCCCGCGTGTACTGATCGCCAACTCCAACCTGGTGCCACACTGGGCGAGCTGGGAACACTTCAACGAGCTCGACGCCAAAGGCCTGGCCATGTACGGCCAGATGACCGCCGGCAGCTGGATCTACATCGGCAGCCAAGGCATCGTTCAGGGCACCTACGAAACCTTCGTCGAAGCCGGTCGGCAACACTATAACGATGACCTGAAAGGTCGTTGGGTCCTGACCGCAGGCCTCGGCGGCATGGGCGGCGCGCAACCATTGGCCGCAACCCTGGCCGGCGCCTGCTCGCTGAACATCGAATGCCAACAGGTCAGCATCGATTTCCGCCTGAACAGCCGTTATGTCGACGAGCAAGCCACCGACCTCGACGACGCGCTGGCCCGCATCGCCAAATACACCAAGGAAGGCAAAGCGATTTCCATCGCCCTGCTGGGTAACGCGGCCGAAATCCTTCCAGAACTGGTCAAGCGCGGCGTGCGCCCGGACATGGTCACCGACCAGACCAGCGCCCACGACCCGCTCAACGGCTACCTGCCGGCCGGCTGGACCTGGGAAGAGTACCGCGCTCGCGCCAAGACCGAGCCTGCTGCCGTGGTGAAAGCCGCCAAGCAATCGATGGCCGTGCACGTTAAAGCGATGCTCGACTTCCAGAAAATGGGTATTCCGACCTTCGACTACGGCAACAACATCCGTCAGATGGCTCAGGAAGAAGGCGTCGAGAACGCGTTCGACTTCCCAGGCTTCGTACCGGCTTACATCCGTCCGCTGTTCTGCCGCGGCATCGGCCCATTCCGTTGGGCTGCGCTGTCGGGCGATCCGCAGGACATCTACAAGACCGACGCCAAAGTAAAAGAATTGATTCCGGACGACGCCCACCTGCACAACTGGCTGGACATGGCCCGCGAGCGCATCAGCTTCCAGGGTCTGCCGGCACGTATCTGCTGGGTTGGCCTGGGCCTGCGCGCCAAGCTCGGTCTGGCCTTCAATGAGATGGTCCGCAGCGGTGAGTTGTCGGCGCCAATCGTGATCGGTCGCGATCATCTGGACTCCGGTTCGGTTGCCAGCCCGAACCGCGAAACCGAATCGATGCAGGACGGTTCCGATGCCGTGTCCGACTGGCCACTGCTCAACGCTCTGCTCAACACCGCGAGCGGCGCGACCTGGGTTTCCCTGCACCACGGCGGCGGCGTCGGCATGGGCTTCTCCCAGCACTCGGGCATGGTGATTGTCTGCGACGGTACGGACGAAGCGGCCGAGCGTATCGCGCGCGTGCTGCACAACGACCCGGCCACCGGTGTCATGCGTCACGCCGATGCGGGTTACCAGATCGCCATCGACTGCGCCAAGGCGCAGGGCCTGAACCTGCCGATGATTACCGGCAAATAA